One stretch of Novosphingobium pentaromativorans US6-1 DNA includes these proteins:
- a CDS encoding DUF3035 domain-containing protein, whose protein sequence is MPKMKTGALVLVTAGAVFLSGCGSTGLFNRNRPDEFAVQRQSPLVVPPDFSLSPPKEGQPRPTDGTLQQQTLDAMFGGPQARSEIEKTTLGMAGTPDPAIRSTVGDPSTYTVAKGQVTRQILSAPEGDGRDAQTAIGG, encoded by the coding sequence ATGCCCAAGATGAAAACTGGCGCCCTCGTTCTCGTCACTGCAGGCGCCGTGTTCCTGTCCGGCTGCGGCAGCACCGGCCTGTTCAATCGCAATCGTCCCGACGAATTCGCGGTGCAGCGCCAGTCGCCGCTGGTCGTACCGCCCGATTTCTCGCTGAGCCCGCCCAAGGAAGGCCAGCCGCGCCCGACCGACGGCACCCTGCAGCAGCAGACGCTCGACGCGATGTTCGGCGGCCCGCAGGCCCGCAGCGAGATCGAGAAGACCACGCTGGGCATGGCCGGCACGCCCGACCCGGCAATCCGCTCGACGGTTGGCGATCCCTCGACCTACACGGTCGCCAAGGGCCAGGTCACCCGCCAGATCCTCTCCGCCCCCGAAGGCGACGGACGCGACGCGCAGACCGCCATCGGCGGCTGA
- the gpmA gene encoding 2,3-diphosphoglycerate-dependent phosphoglycerate mutase, with protein sequence MPRLILVRHGQSQWNLENRFTGWWDVDLTEKGEAEARAAGALLKEKGILPTVAFTSLQTRAIKTLHFALEAAGILWIPETKDWRLNERHYGGLTGLDKAETAAKHGEDQVKIWRRSFDTPPPVLERGSEFDLSSDPRYAGIDVPQTESLKDTIARVLPYYQSSIVPHLRTSSDATVIVSAHGNSLRALVKHLSNISDEEITGLEIPTGQPIVYDLDTDLNVVDRYYLSER encoded by the coding sequence TTGCCTCGCCTGATCCTCGTTCGCCACGGCCAGAGCCAATGGAATCTCGAGAACCGTTTCACCGGCTGGTGGGACGTCGACCTCACCGAGAAAGGCGAAGCAGAGGCCCGAGCGGCCGGCGCGCTGCTGAAGGAAAAGGGCATCCTGCCGACCGTCGCGTTCACCTCGCTGCAGACCCGGGCGATCAAGACGCTGCACTTCGCGCTGGAGGCCGCGGGCATCCTGTGGATCCCGGAAACCAAGGACTGGCGCCTCAATGAGCGTCACTACGGCGGGCTCACCGGCCTCGACAAGGCCGAGACCGCGGCCAAGCACGGCGAGGACCAGGTGAAGATCTGGCGCCGCAGCTTCGATACGCCGCCGCCGGTCCTCGAACGCGGCAGCGAGTTCGACCTGTCCTCCGACCCGCGCTATGCCGGAATCGACGTGCCGCAGACCGAGAGCCTCAAGGACACCATCGCGCGCGTCCTGCCCTATTACCAGAGCTCGATCGTCCCCCACCTGCGGACGAGCTCGGATGCCACCGTGATCGTTTCGGCCCACGGCAATTCCCTGCGCGCGCTGGTGAAGCACCTCTCCAACATCTCGGACGAGGAAATCACCGGACTGGAAATCCCGACCGGCCAGCCGATCGTCTACGACCTCGACACCGACCTCAACGTGGTCGACCGTTACTACCTGTCGGAGCGTTGA
- a CDS encoding TonB-dependent receptor — MNSTARLLAGLLASASFASIAHAGEISGNVYDATGTRALQSASVRIVELDRSVETDRSGNYIIADIPAGTYTLEARYVGAEIESRTIEVPETGSVSGDFDLRGIGGGDILVVGQAANLSSSLSRQKAADGVESVLTRDAIGQFPDQNVAESLRRLPGVNILNDQGEGRFVSVRGLDPELNATSLNGVRVPAPESDTRQVALDVISSDTIESIEVKKSLTPDMDADTIGASIEIKTTSAFDRKKDYYAVRAEGSYNDYSGEVTPKGGFDFSTRIGDDFGVSGGVSYYERKFETDNVESDNWDVTDGGIAYSPELEYRDYDVTRKRLNATLNFDWRVSDTTTAYVRGNWSQFDDHEYRRRTTFIFDAEPFAGDDASASFRDSDDRIEVRRDLKDRFERQRIRTVAIGSDTDTGTWKFNWSASYAKSTEKEDFSVDPTRFRARFDDDGVAIDWDYSDPRVPHYSIASGADLVNDPTLYKFNRTELTTNSDSQDREYAVKADLARTFATDSGDFTIQAGAKARWRKKSYNFDMIYYGDYDGDYTLADVLGEQTYRLDGISLGPVASKTGPKDFLLANRDGFEIDDYETALASATDDYSVKEDITAGYALARWDSDALRVIGGVRMEHTRNVLNGNIVTDDGDTVAVDPVRFKRSYTDWLPSLTVRWAPQNDLVFRAAGYKSLVRPKLSAMAPRNTVNEDNEAEFGNPDLKPYEAWNADVGFEYYFSGNGAISFGGFYKDISNYAVKQTFDDFTYNGTLYDQFQTTINGDSAQIVGFEASFSQVYSMLPAPFDGLLTQLNYTYTYANGTLADGRKISLPSSSKNTFNVVLGYEKGPVDLRLAGTYRDKYLDEVGDDATQDRFVDNHFQLDFSGKLKVTDNLRLTLDVININNAKYFAYQNFAGAQRLLQFEKYGPTFKFGARMNF; from the coding sequence ATGAACTCCACTGCTCGCCTCCTTGCGGGGCTGCTTGCTTCGGCCTCTTTTGCCTCCATTGCCCATGCAGGCGAAATTTCCGGTAACGTCTATGACGCCACCGGCACGCGCGCTCTGCAGTCGGCCTCGGTCAGAATCGTCGAACTGGACCGTTCGGTGGAGACGGACCGCAGCGGCAATTACATCATCGCCGACATTCCGGCGGGCACCTACACGCTGGAAGCGCGCTATGTCGGCGCCGAGATCGAATCGCGGACGATCGAAGTGCCGGAGACGGGCAGCGTTTCGGGCGATTTCGACCTGCGCGGCATCGGCGGGGGCGACATCCTCGTCGTCGGCCAGGCGGCCAACCTGTCCAGCTCGCTCTCGCGCCAGAAGGCCGCCGACGGGGTGGAATCGGTGCTGACGCGCGATGCCATCGGCCAGTTCCCGGACCAGAACGTCGCCGAATCGCTGCGCCGCCTGCCGGGCGTGAACATTCTCAACGACCAGGGCGAAGGCCGCTTCGTTTCCGTGCGCGGCCTCGATCCCGAACTCAACGCCACCTCGCTCAACGGCGTGCGCGTGCCTGCGCCGGAATCGGATACCCGTCAGGTCGCGCTGGACGTCATTTCCTCTGACACGATCGAATCGATCGAAGTGAAGAAGTCGCTGACACCGGACATGGACGCCGACACCATCGGCGCCTCGATCGAGATCAAGACCACCAGCGCCTTCGACCGCAAGAAGGACTACTACGCGGTCCGCGCCGAGGGCAGCTACAACGACTACTCGGGCGAGGTCACGCCCAAGGGCGGTTTCGACTTCTCGACGCGCATCGGCGACGACTTCGGCGTTTCGGGCGGCGTGAGCTACTACGAGCGCAAGTTCGAGACGGATAACGTCGAATCGGACAACTGGGACGTTACCGACGGCGGCATCGCCTATTCGCCCGAACTGGAATACCGCGACTACGACGTCACGCGTAAGCGCCTCAACGCGACGCTCAACTTCGACTGGCGCGTGTCCGACACGACGACCGCCTATGTGCGCGGCAACTGGAGCCAGTTCGACGATCACGAGTATCGCCGCCGCACGACTTTCATCTTCGACGCCGAGCCCTTTGCCGGCGACGATGCCAGTGCATCGTTCCGCGATTCAGACGATCGCATCGAAGTGCGCCGCGACCTCAAGGATCGCTTCGAGCGCCAGCGCATCCGCACCGTCGCGATCGGCAGCGACACCGATACCGGGACCTGGAAGTTCAACTGGTCGGCCAGCTATGCCAAGTCGACCGAGAAGGAAGACTTCTCCGTCGACCCGACCCGCTTCCGCGCCCGTTTCGACGACGATGGCGTGGCGATCGACTGGGATTACAGCGATCCGCGGGTTCCGCACTATTCGATTGCCAGCGGGGCCGACCTCGTCAACGATCCTACGCTCTATAAGTTCAACCGCACCGAGCTGACCACGAATTCGGACAGCCAGGACCGGGAATATGCGGTGAAGGCCGACCTGGCGCGGACTTTCGCGACCGACAGCGGCGACTTCACGATCCAGGCGGGCGCGAAGGCACGCTGGCGTAAGAAGTCCTACAACTTCGACATGATCTACTACGGTGACTACGACGGCGACTACACGCTTGCCGACGTGCTGGGCGAGCAGACCTACCGGCTCGACGGGATCAGCCTTGGCCCCGTCGCCAGCAAGACCGGCCCCAAGGACTTCCTGCTCGCCAACCGCGACGGTTTCGAGATCGACGACTACGAGACCGCGCTCGCTTCGGCGACGGACGACTATTCGGTCAAGGAAGACATCACCGCCGGCTATGCCCTGGCCCGTTGGGACAGCGATGCCCTGCGCGTCATCGGCGGCGTGCGCATGGAGCACACCCGCAATGTGCTCAACGGCAACATCGTCACGGATGACGGGGATACCGTTGCCGTCGATCCGGTCCGGTTCAAACGCAGTTACACCGACTGGCTGCCGAGCCTGACGGTCCGCTGGGCTCCGCAGAACGACCTCGTGTTCCGCGCGGCAGGCTACAAGAGTCTCGTGCGTCCCAAGCTCTCGGCAATGGCGCCGCGCAACACGGTGAACGAGGACAACGAGGCTGAATTCGGCAACCCCGATCTCAAGCCCTACGAAGCGTGGAACGCCGACGTCGGGTTCGAGTACTACTTCTCGGGCAACGGGGCGATCTCGTTCGGAGGCTTCTACAAGGATATCAGCAACTACGCTGTCAAGCAGACCTTCGACGACTTCACCTACAACGGCACGCTCTACGACCAGTTCCAGACCACCATCAACGGCGACAGCGCTCAAATAGTCGGTTTCGAAGCGAGCTTCAGCCAGGTCTATTCGATGCTGCCGGCGCCCTTCGACGGCCTGCTGACCCAGCTCAACTACACCTACACTTACGCCAACGGCACCTTGGCCGACGGTCGCAAGATCTCGCTGCCCAGCTCTTCGAAGAACACCTTCAACGTCGTGCTTGGCTATGAGAAGGGTCCGGTGGACCTGCGTCTGGCCGGGACCTATCGTGACAAGTACCTCGATGAAGTGGGTGACGATGCGACGCAAGACAGGTTCGTCGACAATCACTTCCAGCTCGATTTCTCGGGCAAGCTCAAGGTGACCGACAACCTGCGCCTGACGCTCGACGTCATCAACATCAACAACGCGAAGTACTTCGCCTACCAGAACTTCGCCGGTGCGCAGCGCCTGCTGCAGTTCGAGAAGTACGGCCCGACCTTCAAGTTCGGTGCAAGGATGAACTTCTGA
- the ileS gene encoding isoleucine--tRNA ligase, translating to MTEQRDYRSTVFLPKTDFPMKAGLPQKEPGILARWQEQDIYARTREARSGRDKFILHDGPPYANGDMHIGHALNHILKDMVARTQTLLGKDAPYVPGWDCHGLPIEWKVEEQYRKKKKNKDEVPAEEFRAECRAYAQSWVDVQREQLKRLGVNGHWDKPYLTMDFAAEATIVTELLKFAENDMLYRGAKPVMWSPVEKTALAEAEVEYEDIVSTQIDVAFEIVEAEDEDLLGASVVIWTTTPWTIPVNQAIAYGKHIDYHMIEVEGGARYMVAEPLVENFLKRIGAESHKLHFFIKGASLAGTKVRHPMHALGGFFAEPRPLLDGSSFVTTESGTGFVHMAPDHGEDDFELCKANGINPKFAVEGDGRYREDWGWLGGQGSVINPKFNAPDGPICSDLREAGGLLAASADYSHSYPHSWRSKAKVIFRCTPQWFVPMDKALGHLPATTRAEQRWEGEGGAVDQLDESEGAAPTLRQAAVQAIAATRFVPEKGRNRIGSMVEGRPDWVLSRQRAWGVPITLFVNRETGEYLVDAEVNARIINAIRESGVDAWSEARAQEFLGPDYKADDYERVTDILDVWFDSGSTHAFVLESGKWPELAPHEDHVGPIADLYLEGSDQHRGWFQSSLLEACATRGHAPYKAILTHGFTMDAKGMKMSKSLGNTVSPLKVMEQYGADIIRLWALSVDFTEDHRIGDEILKGVADQYRRLRNTFRYMLGALADFDEAERLPVAEMPELERYVLALLGKLDRKLHEAVRDYDFNEYVRSLIDFCNEDLSAFFFDIRKDCLYCDAPTDPKRRAYRTVLDTLFHALIRYAAPVIVFTTEEVWGTRYPDGDSVHLLEWPKVPEVEADLARWDALRDLREKVTEAIEPLRREKIVGSSLAAEVTVPASAPEADFAELFITATVTRGQGETVSASPTSHHKCGRCWRHLPEVSEDGALCDRCDDVVGAMETPA from the coding sequence ATGACCGAACAGCGCGATTATCGTAGCACCGTCTTCCTGCCGAAGACCGATTTCCCGATGAAGGCCGGACTCCCCCAGAAGGAGCCGGGCATTCTGGCGCGCTGGCAGGAACAGGACATTTACGCAAGAACGCGCGAGGCCCGCTCGGGCCGCGACAAGTTCATCCTTCATGACGGCCCGCCCTACGCCAATGGCGACATGCACATCGGCCATGCGCTCAACCACATCCTCAAGGACATGGTCGCGCGCACCCAGACGCTGCTGGGCAAGGACGCGCCCTACGTTCCGGGCTGGGACTGCCACGGCCTGCCGATCGAATGGAAGGTCGAGGAGCAGTACCGCAAGAAGAAGAAGAACAAGGACGAAGTCCCGGCCGAGGAATTCCGCGCCGAATGCCGCGCCTATGCACAGAGCTGGGTCGACGTGCAGCGCGAACAGCTCAAGCGGCTGGGCGTCAACGGCCACTGGGACAAGCCCTACCTGACGATGGACTTCGCCGCCGAGGCGACCATCGTCACCGAACTGCTCAAGTTCGCCGAGAACGACATGCTCTACCGCGGCGCCAAGCCGGTGATGTGGAGCCCGGTCGAAAAGACCGCGCTGGCCGAGGCCGAGGTCGAGTACGAGGACATCGTCTCCACCCAGATCGACGTCGCCTTCGAGATCGTCGAAGCCGAGGACGAGGACCTGCTCGGCGCCTCGGTGGTGATCTGGACGACCACGCCCTGGACGATCCCGGTCAACCAGGCGATCGCCTATGGCAAGCACATCGATTACCACATGATCGAGGTCGAGGGCGGCGCGCGCTACATGGTCGCCGAACCGCTCGTCGAGAACTTCCTCAAGCGTATCGGCGCCGAGAGCCACAAGCTGCACTTCTTCATCAAGGGCGCGTCGCTTGCAGGCACCAAGGTGCGCCATCCGATGCACGCGCTGGGCGGCTTCTTCGCCGAACCGCGCCCGCTGCTCGACGGCTCCAGCTTCGTCACCACCGAAAGCGGCACCGGCTTCGTCCACATGGCGCCCGACCACGGCGAGGACGACTTCGAGCTGTGCAAGGCGAACGGGATCAATCCCAAGTTCGCGGTCGAGGGCGACGGTCGCTATCGTGAGGACTGGGGTTGGCTCGGCGGCCAGGGTTCGGTCATCAACCCGAAGTTCAACGCGCCCGACGGCCCGATCTGCAGCGACCTTCGCGAAGCCGGCGGCCTGCTGGCGGCCAGCGCGGACTACAGCCACTCCTATCCGCACTCGTGGCGGTCCAAGGCCAAGGTGATCTTCCGCTGCACGCCGCAGTGGTTCGTGCCGATGGACAAGGCGCTGGGCCACCTGCCCGCCACCACCCGCGCTGAGCAGCGCTGGGAAGGCGAAGGCGGCGCGGTCGACCAACTGGACGAGAGCGAGGGCGCTGCCCCGACGCTGCGCCAGGCCGCCGTGCAGGCAATCGCCGCTACCCGCTTCGTTCCCGAAAAGGGCCGCAACCGCATCGGTTCGATGGTCGAAGGCCGCCCCGACTGGGTCCTGTCGCGCCAGCGCGCCTGGGGCGTGCCGATCACGCTGTTCGTCAACCGCGAGACCGGCGAATACCTCGTCGACGCCGAAGTCAACGCCCGCATCATCAACGCGATCCGCGAATCGGGTGTGGATGCCTGGAGCGAAGCGCGCGCGCAGGAATTCCTCGGCCCGGACTACAAGGCCGACGACTACGAGCGGGTCACCGACATTCTCGACGTCTGGTTCGATTCCGGCTCGACCCACGCCTTCGTCCTCGAAAGCGGCAAGTGGCCCGAACTGGCCCCGCACGAGGATCACGTCGGCCCGATCGCCGATCTCTACCTCGAAGGATCGGACCAGCATCGCGGCTGGTTCCAGTCCTCGCTGCTCGAAGCCTGCGCGACGCGCGGCCATGCGCCCTACAAGGCCATCCTCACCCACGGCTTCACGATGGACGCCAAGGGCATGAAGATGTCCAAGTCGCTGGGCAACACGGTCAGCCCGCTCAAGGTCATGGAGCAGTACGGCGCCGACATCATCCGGCTCTGGGCGCTTTCGGTCGACTTCACCGAAGACCACCGCATCGGCGACGAGATCCTCAAGGGCGTGGCCGACCAGTACCGCCGCCTGCGCAACACGTTCCGCTACATGCTGGGCGCGCTCGCCGACTTCGACGAAGCCGAACGCCTGCCGGTTGCCGAAATGCCGGAACTGGAGCGCTATGTGCTCGCCCTGCTCGGCAAGCTCGACAGGAAGCTGCACGAAGCGGTCCGCGACTACGACTTCAACGAGTACGTGCGGTCGCTGATCGACTTCTGCAACGAGGACCTTTCGGCCTTCTTCTTCGACATCCGCAAGGACTGCCTCTACTGCGATGCGCCGACGGATCCGAAGCGGCGCGCCTATCGCACCGTCCTCGACACGCTGTTCCATGCGCTGATCCGCTATGCCGCGCCGGTGATCGTCTTCACCACCGAGGAAGTCTGGGGCACGCGCTATCCCGATGGCGACAGCGTCCACCTGCTGGAATGGCCCAAGGTGCCCGAGGTCGAGGCCGACCTGGCGCGCTGGGATGCCCTGCGCGACCTGCGCGAGAAGGTCACCGAAGCGATCGAGCCGCTGCGCCGCGAGAAGATCGTCGGCTCCAGCCTTGCCGCCGAAGTGACCGTACCGGCATCGGCTCCCGAAGCGGACTTCGCCGAACTGTTCATCACAGCGACAGTGACCCGGGGGCAAGGCGAAACAGTGTCCGCGTCCCCGACCTCCCACCACAAGTGCGGCCGCTGCTGGCGCCACCTTCCGGAAGTGTCCGAGGACGGCGCGCTGTGCGATCGCTGCGACGATGTCGTCGGCGCGATGGAAACCCCTGCGTGA
- the lspA gene encoding signal peptidase II, with product MRNRLLGLLIAAVVFLIDQGFKSWVVNGLNLREVRVIELLPFFDLNWTQNFGVSLGLFTAGSTEGRWALVAMTAAIATFVFVWLLRERKMADIAALALVLGGALGNIRDRFLLGYVIDYADLHFGEFRPFLIFNIADAAITIGVLIILARSLLSREKPDSTVETAPES from the coding sequence ATGCGCAACCGGCTGCTGGGCCTGCTGATCGCGGCCGTGGTCTTCCTTATCGACCAGGGCTTCAAGTCCTGGGTGGTGAACGGCCTCAACCTGCGCGAAGTGCGGGTCATCGAACTGTTGCCGTTCTTCGACCTCAACTGGACACAGAACTTCGGCGTCTCGCTGGGCCTGTTCACTGCCGGGTCGACCGAGGGCCGCTGGGCGCTCGTGGCGATGACCGCGGCAATCGCGACTTTCGTGTTCGTCTGGCTGCTGCGCGAGCGCAAGATGGCCGACATCGCCGCCCTGGCCCTCGTGCTCGGCGGTGCGCTCGGCAATATCCGCGACCGCTTCCTGCTCGGCTACGTGATCGACTATGCCGACTTGCATTTCGGGGAATTTCGCCCCTTCCTGATCTTCAATATCGCCGATGCCGCCATTACCATCGGCGTCCTGATTATCCTTGCCCGATCCCTGCTTTCGCGCGAGAAGCCTGATTCAACGGTCGAAACGGCCCCGGAGAGTTGA
- a CDS encoding 5-(carboxyamino)imidazole ribonucleotide synthase, with the protein MIPPGETIGILGGGQLGRMIAVAAAQLGYRCHIFAPEADSIAAEVSAAFTCADWHDAEALARFAADCAVVTYEFENVPVAPLLQLGDTVLHPHPRALETAQDRLNEKTFVTDLGGAPAPFAPVDSAADLDAAIAAIGAPGILKTRRDGYDGKGQWRIMTAEDARGLDLPAKPLIYEGFVNFFAEFSVILCRGEDGDIRYFDSAQNIHEGGILSLSTVPASAEVEAQVPAARELAARVADALGYVGVLTLEFFATRDGPVFNEMAPRVHNSGHWTIEGAVTSQFENHVRAICGLPLGGTGLAARAVEMRNLIGDEAHDWPAILSDPANHLHLYGKAAARPGRKMGHVTRLTFD; encoded by the coding sequence ATGATCCCACCAGGCGAAACGATCGGAATTCTCGGCGGCGGCCAACTGGGCCGGATGATCGCGGTGGCGGCCGCGCAGCTCGGCTATCGCTGCCATATCTTTGCACCCGAAGCCGATTCGATCGCTGCAGAAGTAAGCGCGGCGTTCACCTGTGCGGACTGGCACGATGCCGAAGCCCTCGCCCGCTTCGCCGCGGACTGCGCAGTGGTGACCTACGAATTCGAGAACGTGCCGGTCGCGCCGCTGCTGCAGCTTGGCGATACCGTCCTCCATCCCCACCCGCGCGCCCTGGAAACCGCGCAGGATCGCCTCAACGAAAAGACCTTCGTCACCGATCTGGGCGGCGCTCCCGCGCCCTTCGCCCCGGTCGATTCGGCGGCCGACCTCGACGCGGCCATTGCCGCCATCGGCGCGCCGGGCATCCTCAAGACCCGCCGCGACGGCTATGACGGCAAGGGCCAGTGGCGGATCATGACGGCCGAGGACGCCAGGGGACTGGACCTGCCGGCCAAGCCGCTGATCTACGAAGGGTTCGTGAACTTCTTCGCCGAATTCTCGGTCATCCTGTGCCGCGGCGAAGACGGCGACATCCGCTATTTCGATAGCGCCCAGAATATCCATGAGGGCGGCATTCTCTCGCTCAGCACGGTCCCGGCCAGCGCCGAAGTCGAGGCGCAGGTCCCCGCCGCGCGCGAACTGGCGGCCAGGGTCGCCGACGCGCTGGGCTATGTCGGGGTGCTCACGCTGGAATTCTTCGCGACCAGGGACGGCCCGGTCTTCAACGAGATGGCGCCGCGCGTGCACAATTCGGGGCACTGGACCATCGAAGGCGCGGTCACCAGCCAGTTCGAAAACCACGTCCGCGCGATCTGCGGGCTGCCGCTGGGCGGCACCGGCCTTGCCGCCAGGGCCGTGGAGATGCGCAACCTGATCGGCGACGAGGCGCACGACTGGCCCGCGATCCTCTCCGATCCGGCCAACCACCTGCACCTCTACGGCAAGGCGGCCGCGCGCCCCGGCCGAAAGATGGGCCACGTCACCCGCCTGACATTCGACTGA
- a CDS encoding bifunctional riboflavin kinase/FAD synthetase has translation MIRLDNHNPIPESCRGAIIALGNFDGFHQGHQAVVGEAIAWARAEGRPAVVATFDPHPVRYFQPEAEPFRLTTLAQRQELFAAAGADAMLVFHFDAAMANTTAEHWIEEILAGQLGAAGVVTGDDFTFGKGRGGNPCILREMGPQFGISSRSVGAVHDDEGPISSSRIRDALRAGECETVKRLLTRPFAIRGIVQHGDKRGRVIGFPTANLDLGTYLRPRYGIYAVTGHLPDGRTVLGAANIGVRPTFDPPRELLEPHFFDFSGDLYGQEIEIAFHHYLRAEAKFDSLDALVAQMTRDCDKARELLSDLA, from the coding sequence ATGATTCGCCTCGACAACCACAATCCCATCCCCGAATCCTGCCGCGGCGCGATCATCGCGCTGGGCAACTTCGACGGATTCCACCAGGGCCACCAGGCCGTGGTCGGCGAAGCGATCGCCTGGGCCCGGGCGGAAGGCCGCCCGGCCGTCGTGGCGACATTCGATCCGCATCCGGTGCGTTATTTCCAGCCCGAAGCCGAACCGTTCCGACTCACCACCCTCGCTCAGCGGCAGGAACTATTCGCTGCAGCCGGGGCCGATGCCATGCTGGTGTTCCACTTCGACGCGGCAATGGCGAACACGACGGCTGAGCACTGGATCGAGGAAATCCTCGCCGGTCAACTCGGCGCTGCCGGCGTCGTGACCGGCGACGACTTCACTTTCGGCAAGGGCCGCGGCGGCAATCCCTGCATCCTGCGCGAAATGGGCCCGCAATTCGGCATCTCCTCGCGCTCGGTGGGCGCGGTGCACGACGATGAAGGCCCGATCAGTTCCAGCCGCATCCGCGACGCGCTGCGCGCGGGCGAGTGCGAGACGGTCAAGCGCCTGCTGACCCGCCCCTTCGCCATACGCGGCATCGTCCAGCACGGCGATAAGCGCGGCCGCGTGATCGGCTTCCCGACCGCGAACCTCGACCTCGGCACATACCTGCGTCCACGTTACGGCATCTATGCAGTGACCGGACACCTTCCCGACGGCCGCACGGTGCTCGGCGCTGCCAACATCGGCGTGCGCCCCACCTTCGATCCGCCGCGCGAACTTCTCGAGCCGCATTTCTTCGACTTTTCCGGTGACCTCTACGGCCAGGAAATCGAGATCGCCTTTCACCACTATCTGCGAGCCGAAGCGAAATTCGATTCGCTCGACGCCCTGGTCGCGCAGATGACCCGCGACTGCGACAAGGCCCGCGAACTGCTTTCCGATCTGGCCTGA
- the purE gene encoding 5-(carboxyamino)imidazole ribonucleotide mutase, producing the protein MGSQSDWPTMQRAAAMLDKLGVPYDARIVSAHRTPDRLVAFAKSAEDEGFKVIIAGAGGAAHLPGMVASMTHLPVLGVPVQSKALSGQDSLLSIVQMPAGIPVGTLAIGEAGAANAGLLAASILSTGDAELAERLKAFRAEQTESVAERPS; encoded by the coding sequence ATGGGCAGCCAGTCCGACTGGCCGACCATGCAGCGCGCCGCCGCCATGCTCGACAAGCTGGGCGTGCCCTACGACGCGCGCATCGTTTCCGCGCACCGCACGCCCGATCGTCTCGTCGCCTTCGCCAAGAGCGCCGAGGACGAAGGCTTCAAGGTGATCATCGCCGGAGCGGGCGGCGCGGCGCACCTGCCGGGCATGGTCGCATCGATGACGCACCTGCCGGTGCTGGGCGTGCCGGTCCAGTCGAAAGCGCTTTCGGGGCAGGACAGCCTGCTCTCGATCGTACAGATGCCCGCCGGCATTCCTGTAGGCACACTGGCGATCGGCGAAGCGGGCGCGGCCAACGCCGGCCTCCTTGCTGCCTCGATCCTGTCCACCGGCGATGCCGAGCTGGCCGAACGCCTCAAGGCGTTCCGCGCCGAGCAAACCGAGAGCGTGGCCGAGCGCCCGTCCTGA
- a CDS encoding dihydrofolate reductase, whose protein sequence is MKQDIFLIYARAANGVIGRDGQLPWRLPADLKRFKAMTMGKPMIMGRKTFESFPSPLPGRRHIVLTRDASWQAPGAEVAHSVEEALAAAGEGDVAVIGGAEIYALFLDKATRIELTEVHADFEGDTFMPPAGPSWHEAAREEHPAEGAYPAHAFVTLLRHV, encoded by the coding sequence GTGAAGCAGGACATCTTCCTCATCTATGCCCGCGCCGCCAATGGCGTGATCGGGCGCGACGGCCAGTTGCCGTGGCGCCTGCCCGCCGATCTCAAGCGCTTCAAAGCCATGACCATGGGCAAGCCGATGATCATGGGCCGCAAGACCTTCGAGAGCTTTCCCAGCCCCCTGCCCGGCCGTCGCCACATCGTCCTGACCCGCGATGCAAGCTGGCAAGCTCCCGGCGCCGAAGTCGCCCACTCGGTGGAAGAGGCGCTTGCGGCAGCGGGAGAAGGCGACGTTGCAGTGATCGGCGGCGCAGAAATCTACGCCTTGTTCCTGGACAAGGCCACGCGCATAGAACTGACCGAAGTCCATGCCGATTTCGAGGGCGACACCTTCATGCCGCCGGCGGGACCGTCATGGCATGAAGCGGCGCGCGAGGAACACCCGGCCGAAGGCGCGTATCCCGCACACGCTTTCGTGACGCTTCTCCGCCACGTATAG